From a single Nymphaea colorata isolate Beijing-Zhang1983 chromosome 4, ASM883128v2, whole genome shotgun sequence genomic region:
- the LOC116252212 gene encoding uncharacterized protein LOC116252212 isoform X1, which produces MPPPEKATEDRSEEGGDRGRLWKVLLFGTIGATVATTFAVAQLRQTMTWFSNQSELYEEGPNEANSDLIPSVDPEPPIHGENSSSSSSHMAPSPPQPKTYEEATYKEWQLAMSEVLNALERMKAWDLVKLPPRQNVVGCKWVFKIKTKSEDQLNVTRQDQFQKVTINNLE; this is translated from the exons atgccGCCGCCGGAGAAGGCGACGGAGGATCGAAGCGAGGAGGGTGGGGACCGTGGGAGGTTATGGAAGGTCCTTCTTTTTGGTACTATCGGAGCCACCGTTGCCACCACCTTCGCG GTTGCACAATTGCGGCAGACAATGACTTGGTTCTCTAATCAG TCTGAGCTATATGAAGAAGGACCAAATGAGGCCAATTCTGATCTGATTCCTTCTGTTGATCCTGAACCTCCAATTCATGGAGAGAATTCCTCCTCATCCTCTTCCCACATGGCCCCTTCTCCTCCTCAG CCCAAGACTTATGAAGAAGCAACATATAAGGAGTGGCAACTTGCTATGTCTGAGGTACTGAATGCTCTAGAAAGAATGAAAGCTTGGGACTTGGTGAAACTTCCTCCAAGACAGAATGTTGTGGGTTGTAAGTGGGTATTTAAAATTAAGACAAAATCAGAGGATCAATTGAACGTTACAAGGCAAGATCAGTTTCAAAAGGTTACAATCAACAATTTGGAATAG